One part of the Bdellovibrio sp. KM01 genome encodes these proteins:
- a CDS encoding M23 family metallopeptidase, with amino-acid sequence MDKKKVTLFIVSNQTGKTRKLVLSAAWLKAVSFISAVVIIIFAAGMVDYFGLLLQAMENKRLKAENAQLSKQFQVVESKVSALENSLERVKTFTTKLKLITNVDAEDRITKLTMGPKPAPNQPVEEYEPMESRDDGEGLAQQDATFANKKPLNDQAGELANETADKDYASLVIRIEKAVKETQLKEQSVIDLWESLSERQSLLNATPNMKPAKGWITSRFGYRTSPFTGKTTLHAGLDIAAAPGSPIYAPADGVVIFASYDEGYGKLVSIDHGFGVTTRFGHMSQIYVQVGQRVSKWDVVGAVGNTGRSTGPHCHYEVRINGTPVDPINYILDE; translated from the coding sequence TTGGATAAAAAGAAAGTCACGCTATTTATAGTGAGTAACCAAACGGGCAAAACCCGTAAATTGGTGCTCTCTGCAGCCTGGCTGAAAGCCGTGTCCTTTATTTCCGCGGTCGTAATCATTATCTTTGCAGCGGGTATGGTCGATTATTTTGGTTTGCTTTTGCAAGCCATGGAAAATAAACGACTGAAAGCCGAAAATGCTCAACTCTCAAAGCAATTCCAAGTGGTTGAAAGTAAAGTCAGCGCCTTGGAAAACTCTTTGGAGCGTGTAAAAACATTCACGACAAAATTGAAATTGATCACCAACGTCGATGCGGAAGACCGTATTACGAAGCTGACGATGGGACCAAAGCCGGCTCCAAATCAGCCGGTCGAGGAATACGAACCAATGGAATCCCGTGATGACGGCGAGGGATTGGCTCAGCAGGACGCGACGTTTGCTAATAAAAAACCTTTGAACGATCAGGCGGGTGAACTTGCGAACGAAACGGCAGACAAAGATTACGCATCTTTGGTTATCCGTATCGAAAAGGCAGTTAAAGAAACTCAGCTGAAAGAACAATCTGTCATCGACTTGTGGGAAAGTTTATCAGAGCGCCAAAGCTTGCTGAACGCTACTCCGAACATGAAGCCTGCCAAAGGTTGGATCACGTCTCGTTTTGGTTACAGAACTTCGCCGTTTACGGGAAAAACAACTTTGCATGCGGGTCTTGATATCGCCGCAGCGCCGGGTTCACCAATTTATGCACCAGCAGATGGTGTCGTCATCTTTGCAAGTTATGATGAAGGCTACGGTAAGTTAGTAAGTATCGACCACGGTTTCGGTGTAACAACTCGTTTCGGTCACATGTCACAGATCTATGTTCAAGTCGGTCAGCGTGTGAGCAAATGGGACGTTGTCGGCGCTGTAGGTAATACGGGTCGATCAACAGGACCTCACTGTCACTACGAGGTTCGCATCAACGGAACGCCAGTCGATCCAATCAATTACATCCTCGACGAATAA